The following proteins are co-located in the Massilia litorea genome:
- a CDS encoding HDOD domain-containing protein, producing MHQPDQDIRNRLLIARLPAMPQILVKLIEHLQADDLGMPELAALIANDAGMTGKMLAVASSSAYHRTGRGVNLEQSLMALGTDMIKTLVISDSVFQTFNSFPHSGSTDLRGFWKKSLAAAVIARDIARRMDYPHLEETYLAGLLHNVGRLALLATAPKEYAFNFTALDDEDLCAVEQRTLQITHAEAGAWLVERWQLDSFLADAVLYHHESSERLESAHPLIRIVRLAHLMSSHPDDAAALADGAALCGLDAAELDAMLVSAARQVDKAAVHLGIDLAGADDIPTPPAYAAPVLDPVQQRLQEEVRNLVLVSEVGQTFARQQGESDLLESMTRSARILFDFDNTVILLENPTGQTLVGAPGATTQRIAEFAIPLNKGGPVATAALDRRPAYIQREGQPLGIAEEQLFRMLGTDSLVCLPLVAGSRCLGVMVGGVKAWQVAHCQKRERFLQSFGAQAATALETALSERGNARRQLASVADEYREASRRVVHEVNNPLSIIKNYLSVLDSKLARQEPVATEMSVLNEEIDRVGQLIGGLAELKPETGGPRPLDVAKVVEDVVRLFRAGQFVPSSVQIATAMGEDARLVEGDADLLKQILVNLVKNAVEALAGSGGGQIEIVNRGIVHRERKLYVELAVLDTGPGLSAEVMANLFSKVRSTKDGAHRGLGLSIVHGLVKKLNGQIACRSGRGGTAFEILLPAWSGASATPALTARAVGSV from the coding sequence ATGCACCAACCAGACCAGGATATTCGCAATCGCCTGCTGATTGCCCGGCTGCCGGCCATGCCGCAGATACTCGTCAAACTGATTGAGCATCTGCAGGCCGACGACCTGGGCATGCCGGAATTGGCCGCCCTGATCGCGAACGACGCGGGCATGACGGGCAAGATGCTTGCCGTCGCCAGCAGCTCGGCCTACCACCGCACCGGCCGCGGCGTGAACCTCGAGCAGTCGCTGATGGCGCTCGGCACCGACATGATCAAGACGCTGGTGATCAGCGACTCCGTCTTCCAGACATTTAACAGTTTTCCGCACTCGGGCAGCACCGACCTGCGCGGTTTCTGGAAGAAGTCGCTGGCCGCGGCCGTGATCGCGCGCGACATCGCGCGCCGCATGGATTATCCGCACCTGGAAGAAACCTATCTTGCAGGCTTGCTGCACAATGTCGGCCGCCTGGCCCTGCTGGCCACCGCGCCGAAAGAATACGCCTTTAACTTCACCGCGCTCGACGACGAGGACCTGTGCGCTGTCGAGCAGCGCACGCTGCAGATCACCCACGCCGAAGCCGGCGCCTGGCTGGTCGAGCGCTGGCAGCTCGATTCCTTCCTGGCCGACGCCGTGCTGTATCACCACGAGTCGAGCGAGCGCCTGGAATCGGCGCATCCCCTGATCCGCATCGTACGCCTGGCGCACCTGATGTCGAGCCACCCGGACGACGCCGCCGCGCTGGCCGACGGCGCCGCCCTGTGCGGGCTGGATGCCGCAGAACTCGACGCCATGCTGGTGTCCGCCGCGCGCCAGGTCGACAAGGCCGCCGTCCACCTCGGCATCGACCTGGCCGGCGCCGACGACATCCCGACGCCGCCCGCCTATGCCGCGCCCGTGCTCGACCCGGTCCAGCAACGCCTGCAGGAAGAGGTGCGCAACCTGGTGCTGGTGTCGGAAGTGGGGCAGACCTTCGCCCGCCAGCAGGGAGAATCGGACCTGCTCGAATCGATGACGCGTTCGGCGCGCATCCTGTTCGACTTCGATAACACCGTGATCCTGCTCGAGAACCCGACCGGGCAGACGCTGGTCGGCGCCCCGGGCGCCACCACCCAGCGCATCGCCGAATTCGCGATCCCGCTGAACAAGGGCGGCCCGGTCGCCACCGCTGCCCTCGACCGGCGCCCGGCCTATATCCAGCGCGAAGGCCAGCCCCTGGGGATCGCCGAGGAGCAGCTGTTTCGCATGCTCGGCACCGACAGTCTGGTCTGCCTGCCGCTGGTGGCCGGCAGCCGCTGCCTGGGCGTGATGGTGGGCGGCGTCAAGGCCTGGCAGGTCGCGCACTGCCAGAAGCGCGAGCGCTTCCTGCAGTCCTTCGGCGCGCAGGCGGCGACGGCACTGGAAACGGCGCTCTCGGAACGCGGCAACGCGCGCCGCCAGCTCGCCAGCGTGGCCGACGAATACCGCGAAGCCTCGCGCCGCGTGGTGCACGAGGTGAACAACCCGCTGTCGATCATCAAGAACTACCTGAGTGTCCTCGACAGCAAACTGGCGCGCCAGGAACCGGTCGCCACCGAAATGTCGGTGCTGAACGAAGAAATCGACCGTGTCGGCCAGCTGATCGGCGGCCTGGCCGAACTCAAGCCCGAGACGGGCGGCCCGCGTCCGCTCGACGTGGCGAAGGTGGTCGAGGATGTCGTGCGCCTGTTCCGCGCCGGCCAGTTCGTGCCGAGCAGCGTCCAGATCGCCACCGCCATGGGCGAGGATGCGCGCCTGGTCGAAGGCGACGCCGACCTGCTCAAGCAGATCCTGGTCAACCTGGTGAAGAACGCGGTCGAGGCCCTGGCCGGCAGCGGCGGCGGACAGATCGAGATCGTCAACCGCGGCATTGTCCACCGCGAGCGCAAGCTGTACGTCGAACTGGCCGTGCTTGACACCGGGCCGGGCCTGTCGGCGGAGGTGATGGCGAACCTGTTCTCGAAAGTACGCAGCACCAAGGATGGTGCGCACCGCGGCCTCGGTCTCTCGATCGTGCACGGTTTGGTTAAAAAACTGAACGGCCAGATCGCCTGCCGCAGCGGCAGGGGCGGCACCGCATTTGAAATTCTGCTGCCGGCATGGTCCGGCGCCAGCGCAACGCCGGCCTTGACGGCGCGCGCTGTGGGTTCTGTATAA
- a CDS encoding EAL domain-containing response regulator yields MNEYRASGEAALPTLHGESVNLPRLLLVDDEPRLLASLYELLRDRGFDLTTASSGSEAIAHLSRSRFDLVLLDLRLPDIGGHEIMDFMNERAVDADVIVMSGEVGIDAAIGALKRGAYDYLRKPYSREELMKTVGNALEQRRLASANTRIAQQLENSEKMYRYLVDSSPDIIYTLNHEGRFTFVNDRAYQLLGFSRDELIGKHYSILVHDEDLERARYVFNERRVDERASRNVELRLKCRGARSNSGDRTFNNTLMTISLNSIGMHVPDSEVQKLEFFGTYGVARDITDRKRAEEVISYQAYHDILTDLPNRILFKDRLGLAVIQAKRKLTELAVMFIDLDRFKLVNDTLGHVKGDELLQQVAVRLKDCLRKGDTLARQGGDEFTIVLPELRDRDDARIIADKFLESLHRPFDLDGHEVHISASIGIAIYPGDGESIDELLRHADIAMYQVKALGKNGHSFYHDSMLDVSHQKIALEQALRRALEHNELEMYYQPQIDSTSGRIVGAEALMRWNHPTRGLLSAGEFLPFAEENGLMLPISDWMIGALCRDMLQWNLASGQAVRLSLNLSPQYLDRGDFFEKMRGALVRYGISPAQIEVEITENICIRNPQYAIEQLNKLCQLGVSVAIDDFGTGYSSLSYLHRFPIHTMKIDQSFVKEIHDAEGHYPVILAIISIARGLNLHLVAEGVETETQANYLRSNGCETMQGYLFHRPISLSNFIGVLRLQGPIAGHTAVFPPPRALSA; encoded by the coding sequence ATGAACGAGTATCGCGCCAGTGGGGAAGCGGCCTTGCCCACCTTGCATGGAGAGAGCGTCAACCTGCCGCGCCTGTTGCTGGTGGATGACGAGCCGCGCCTGCTCGCCTCGCTCTACGAGCTGCTGCGCGACCGCGGCTTCGATCTCACCACGGCCAGCTCCGGCAGCGAGGCGATCGCCCACCTGTCGCGCAGCCGGTTCGACCTGGTCCTGCTCGATCTGCGCCTGCCCGACATCGGCGGCCACGAGATCATGGATTTCATGAACGAGCGTGCGGTCGACGCCGACGTGATCGTGATGAGCGGCGAAGTCGGCATCGACGCCGCCATCGGCGCCCTGAAACGCGGCGCCTACGACTACCTGCGCAAACCCTACAGCCGCGAAGAGCTGATGAAAACGGTGGGGAATGCGCTCGAGCAGCGCCGCCTGGCCTCGGCCAACACCCGTATCGCCCAGCAGCTGGAAAACTCCGAGAAGATGTACCGCTACCTGGTCGACAGCTCGCCGGACATCATCTATACGCTGAACCATGAAGGCCGTTTTACGTTCGTGAACGACCGCGCCTATCAATTGCTCGGTTTCTCGCGCGATGAACTGATCGGCAAGCATTACTCGATCCTGGTGCACGACGAAGACCTGGAGCGCGCGCGCTATGTCTTCAACGAGAGGAGGGTCGACGAACGCGCCTCGCGCAACGTCGAACTGCGCCTGAAGTGCCGCGGCGCCAGGAGTAACAGCGGCGACCGCACCTTCAACAACACCCTGATGACGATCTCGCTGAACTCGATCGGCATGCACGTGCCCGACAGCGAAGTGCAGAAGCTCGAGTTCTTCGGCACCTATGGCGTGGCGCGCGACATCACCGACCGCAAGCGCGCCGAAGAAGTCATCTCCTACCAGGCCTACCACGACATCCTGACGGACCTGCCGAACCGGATCCTGTTCAAGGACCGCCTCGGCCTGGCCGTCATCCAGGCCAAGCGCAAGCTGACCGAACTGGCCGTGATGTTCATCGACCTCGATCGCTTCAAACTGGTGAACGACACGCTCGGCCATGTCAAAGGCGACGAGCTGCTGCAGCAGGTCGCGGTCAGACTGAAAGACTGCCTGCGCAAGGGCGACACGCTGGCGCGCCAGGGCGGCGACGAATTCACGATCGTGCTGCCGGAACTGCGCGACCGCGACGACGCGCGCATCATCGCCGACAAATTCCTGGAAAGCCTGCACCGCCCCTTCGACCTCGATGGCCACGAGGTGCACATCTCGGCCTCGATCGGCATCGCGATCTACCCGGGCGACGGCGAGTCGATCGACGAGCTGCTGCGCCACGCGGACATCGCGATGTACCAGGTCAAAGCGCTGGGCAAGAACGGCCACAGTTTTTATCACGACTCGATGCTCGACGTGTCGCATCAGAAGATCGCGCTGGAACAGGCGCTGCGCCGCGCGCTCGAGCACAACGAGCTGGAGATGTACTACCAGCCGCAGATCGATTCGACCAGCGGCCGGATCGTCGGCGCCGAGGCCCTGATGCGCTGGAACCATCCGACGCGCGGCCTGCTGTCGGCCGGCGAATTCTTGCCCTTCGCCGAAGAGAACGGCCTGATGCTGCCGATCTCGGACTGGATGATCGGCGCCCTGTGCCGCGACATGCTGCAATGGAACCTGGCCAGCGGCCAGGCGGTGCGGCTGTCTCTGAATCTCTCGCCGCAATACCTCGACCGCGGCGACTTCTTCGAGAAGATGCGCGGCGCGCTGGTGCGCTACGGGATTTCGCCGGCACAGATCGAAGTCGAGATCACCGAGAACATCTGCATTCGCAATCCGCAGTACGCGATCGAGCAGCTGAACAAACTCTGCCAGCTGGGCGTGTCGGTTGCGATCGACGACTTCGGCACCGGTTACTCGTCGCTCTCTTACCTGCACCGGTTCCCGATCCACACGATGAAGATCGACCAGTCCTTCGTCAAGGAGATCCACGACGCGGAAGGGCACTATCCGGTGATCCTGGCGATCATCTCGATCGCGCGCGGGCTGAACCTGCACCTGGTGGCCGAAGGGGTCGAGACCGAGACGCAAGCGAACTACCTGCGTTCCAACGGCTGCGAGACGATGCAGGGCTATCTGTTCCACCGCCCGATTTCGCTCTCCAACTTTATCGGCGTGCTGCGGCTGCAGGGGCCGATCGCCGGACATACGGCCGTCTTCCCCCCACCGCGCGCGCTGAGCGCCTGA
- a CDS encoding tetratricopeptide repeat protein produces MDSATVPELRDGERHTDARHTAEFLRVKAQAERGVASAQHSLGFMYVNGQGVPRNFELAVDWYRKAAAAGLEQAQYNLGVMYQKGQGVPQDHAQALYWYRRAAEQGYAPAQYNLGWLYAKGQGAGVDVAQALHWFGQAAAQGDPGAQHNLGMMYEGGKGIPQDQAEALAWYRRAAEQGYARSQFALALRYDSGQGVARDPEQALDWLRRAAQQGHAPAQFNLALRFDKGQDVAQDSVQAVEWYQRAAQQGHASSQFNLALIFDSGHGVPRDEAAALTWYRRAAEQGHAAAQDNLGLRYEHGQGVERDPAQAAHWYRQAADQGLPAAQYHLGQLYDAGTGVPHDPAQATHWMMQAAEQGHLRAQFDLGLRHEAGTGAARDAARALYWYRRAADQEYAPAQHMVGVLLEREETSDPREAAAWYRKAAEQGHALSQFALALRYDSAHGVERDYEAAHFWYLCAARQGHARAQFNLGVMSATGQGAQRDLLEAHDWLARAAASGIPGAAPYLKRITARMNAEELALVHAAADYGL; encoded by the coding sequence ATGGACAGCGCGACCGTGCCTGAATTGCGTGACGGCGAACGCCACACGGACGCGCGTCACACAGCTGAATTCCTGCGCGTGAAGGCACAGGCCGAGCGCGGCGTCGCCAGCGCCCAGCACAGCCTCGGTTTCATGTACGTGAACGGGCAGGGCGTGCCGCGCAATTTCGAACTGGCCGTCGACTGGTACCGCAAAGCCGCCGCCGCCGGCCTGGAGCAGGCCCAGTACAACCTCGGCGTCATGTACCAGAAGGGGCAGGGCGTCCCCCAGGACCACGCCCAGGCGTTGTACTGGTACCGGCGCGCCGCCGAACAGGGGTATGCGCCGGCCCAGTACAACCTCGGCTGGCTGTACGCGAAGGGACAGGGCGCCGGCGTCGACGTGGCGCAGGCGCTGCACTGGTTCGGCCAGGCCGCCGCCCAGGGCGATCCCGGCGCCCAGCACAACCTGGGCATGATGTACGAAGGCGGCAAGGGCATTCCACAGGACCAGGCCGAGGCGCTGGCCTGGTACCGGCGCGCGGCCGAGCAGGGCTATGCGCGCTCGCAGTTCGCGCTGGCGCTGCGCTACGACAGCGGGCAGGGTGTCGCGCGCGACCCGGAGCAAGCGCTCGACTGGCTGCGCCGCGCCGCGCAGCAGGGCCACGCGCCGGCCCAGTTCAACCTCGCGCTGCGCTTCGACAAGGGGCAGGACGTCGCCCAGGACAGCGTGCAGGCGGTCGAGTGGTACCAGCGCGCCGCGCAGCAGGGCCACGCCAGTTCCCAGTTCAACCTCGCCCTGATCTTCGACAGCGGCCACGGCGTGCCGCGCGACGAAGCGGCCGCATTGACCTGGTACCGGCGCGCTGCCGAACAGGGCCACGCCGCCGCCCAGGACAACCTCGGACTGCGCTACGAACACGGCCAGGGCGTCGAGCGCGACCCGGCACAGGCGGCGCACTGGTACCGCCAAGCCGCGGACCAGGGTCTGCCGGCCGCGCAATACCACCTCGGTCAACTGTACGACGCCGGCACCGGCGTCCCCCACGACCCTGCGCAGGCGACCCACTGGATGATGCAGGCGGCCGAGCAGGGCCATTTGCGCGCCCAGTTCGATCTCGGCCTGCGCCACGAGGCCGGCACCGGCGCGGCACGCGATGCGGCGCGCGCGCTGTACTGGTACCGGCGCGCGGCCGACCAGGAATATGCACCGGCCCAGCACATGGTCGGCGTGCTGCTCGAACGCGAGGAGACGAGCGACCCGCGCGAGGCCGCGGCCTGGTACCGCAAGGCCGCCGAGCAGGGTCATGCCCTGTCCCAGTTCGCGCTGGCGCTGCGCTACGACAGCGCCCACGGCGTCGAACGCGACTACGAGGCCGCTCACTTCTGGTACCTGTGCGCGGCGCGCCAGGGGCACGCGCGGGCGCAGTTCAACCTGGGCGTGATGAGTGCGACCGGGCAGGGGGCGCAGCGCGATCTGCTCGAGGCCCATGACTGGCTGGCGCGGGCCGCGGCGTCCGGCATTCCGGGCGCGGCGCCCTACCTGAAACGGATCACGGCACGCATGAATGCCGAGGAGCTGGCGCTGGTGCACGCAGCCGCCGATTACGGATTGTAG
- a CDS encoding putative DNA modification/repair radical SAM protein, with amino-acid sequence MKLSDKLEILADAAKYDASCASSGAPKRASDGNDGGIGATTGMGICHSYTPDGRCVSLLKILLTNFCVYDCQYCVNRRTSNVPRARFSVAEVVKLTHDFYLRNYIDGLFLSSGIIQSSDYTMEQLVAVARTLREVHHFKGYIHLKTIPDADPLLIAEAGRYADRLSVNIELPTHDSVTRLAPEKNVHTIKLAMGSIRRKLDEKAEEPKGPSFAPAGQSTQMIVGADASDDQTILNTAETLYGSYKLKRVYYSAFSPIPQSPDSVPLAPPPLLREHRLYQADFLLRGYGFTAGELMPAAGNLALDVDPKLAWALANREHFPMDLNRADAEMIARVPGIGLRNAKRIVDLRRLRRVRWEDLSRLRCSMKKIAPFVVTADYKPAQGLASSDLLRRHLGAPQEQMNLWPELKAA; translated from the coding sequence ATGAAACTTTCCGACAAGCTCGAAATCCTGGCGGACGCCGCCAAATACGACGCTTCCTGCGCCAGCAGCGGGGCGCCGAAGCGTGCTTCCGACGGCAATGACGGCGGCATCGGCGCGACTACCGGCATGGGCATCTGCCACAGCTACACGCCGGACGGCCGCTGCGTATCGCTATTAAAAATCCTGCTCACCAATTTCTGCGTCTACGACTGCCAGTACTGCGTCAACCGCCGCACCTCGAATGTCCCGCGCGCACGTTTTTCGGTCGCCGAAGTCGTCAAGCTGACCCACGATTTTTACCTGCGCAACTACATCGACGGCCTGTTCCTGAGTTCCGGCATCATCCAGTCGAGCGATTACACGATGGAGCAGCTGGTCGCCGTCGCGCGCACCCTGCGCGAAGTCCATCACTTCAAGGGCTACATCCACCTGAAAACGATTCCGGACGCCGATCCGCTGCTGATCGCCGAGGCCGGCCGCTATGCCGACCGGCTGTCGGTGAACATCGAGCTGCCGACCCACGACAGCGTGACCCGCCTGGCACCGGAAAAGAACGTCCACACCATCAAACTGGCGATGGGTTCGATCCGGCGCAAGCTCGATGAAAAGGCGGAAGAGCCGAAGGGGCCGAGTTTCGCGCCCGCCGGGCAAAGTACCCAGATGATCGTCGGCGCTGACGCCAGCGACGACCAGACCATCCTGAATACGGCCGAAACCCTGTACGGCAGCTATAAACTCAAGCGCGTGTACTACTCGGCCTTCAGCCCGATCCCGCAGAGCCCGGACAGCGTGCCCCTCGCCCCGCCGCCGCTCTTGCGCGAGCACCGCCTGTACCAGGCCGATTTTTTGCTGCGCGGCTACGGTTTTACGGCGGGCGAACTGATGCCGGCCGCCGGCAACCTGGCGCTCGACGTCGACCCGAAGCTGGCCTGGGCGCTGGCGAATCGCGAGCACTTCCCGATGGACCTGAACCGCGCGGACGCCGAGATGATTGCGCGCGTGCCCGGCATCGGCCTGCGCAACGCCAAGCGCATCGTCGACCTGCGCCGCCTGCGCCGGGTGCGCTGGGAAGATTTATCGCGACTGCGCTGCAGCATGAAGAAGATCGCGCCTTTCGTCGTCACCGCCGACTACAAGCCGGCCCAAGGTCTTGCCAGTTCCGACCTGCTGCGGCGCCACCTCGGTGCGCCGCAGGAGCAGATGAACCTCTGGCCCGAGCTGAAGGCGGCATGA
- a CDS encoding UdgX family uracil-DNA binding protein (This protein belongs to the uracil DNA glycosylase superfamily, members of which act in excision repair of DNA. However, it belongs more specifically to UdgX branch, whose founding member was found to bind uracil in DNA (where it does not belong), without cleaving it, appears to promote DNA repair by a pathway involving RecA, rather than base excision.) translates to MNAAAAVAMVAAGQPLVVSSFLEWRAVARELLVHDVAPELVTWNQVGVLDADLFSGAPDSAPSVDNVPAGLTPTKPAPHIPRALMDMLQSAACCRVPDRWAFLYRVIWRWQHGEHDVQSPADADGARLHAMVKAVRREEHDMHAYIRFRERPIEAGPPQFAAWFEPRHDVLPQVAEHFKHRMGGVTWMIGTPEASVMWDGASLHHTGPLMSSAADLDDAGEALWLTYYRSIFNPARVNAQLMQSHIPSRFWKNLPEGAIVPAMVSNAELGARSTGQAQAVGRKSGATIPIAPADAQPERQQPSKLDECRRCDLWQYATQAVGGEGPKKAQIMLVGEQPGDQEDLAGKAFIGPAGKLLDRVFEAAGLERREIYLTNAVKHFKWEPRGKRRLHKTPAQREVEACHYWLDKELASVKPKVIVALGATALKSVIGNGNAKLGESLGKAIRHEDRWVVTVYHPSYILRVPDEEAKHQAFKVMVDGLKLAQSLLERPPEEPPA, encoded by the coding sequence ATGAACGCGGCGGCCGCGGTTGCGATGGTTGCCGCCGGCCAGCCGCTGGTGGTCTCCAGCTTTCTCGAGTGGCGTGCCGTCGCGCGCGAACTGCTGGTGCATGACGTGGCGCCGGAACTGGTCACCTGGAACCAGGTCGGCGTGCTCGATGCCGACCTGTTCTCGGGTGCGCCGGACTCTGCCCCTTCTGTCGATAATGTTCCTGCCGGGTTGACCCCCACAAAACCGGCACCGCACATTCCTCGCGCGCTGATGGACATGCTGCAGTCCGCCGCCTGCTGCCGCGTGCCCGACCGCTGGGCCTTCCTGTACCGGGTGATCTGGCGCTGGCAGCATGGCGAGCACGACGTGCAGTCGCCGGCCGACGCCGACGGCGCCCGTCTGCATGCGATGGTCAAGGCGGTGCGCCGCGAGGAGCACGACATGCACGCCTATATCCGATTCCGCGAGCGGCCCATCGAGGCCGGTCCGCCGCAATTTGCCGCCTGGTTCGAGCCGCGCCACGACGTGCTGCCCCAGGTCGCCGAACATTTCAAACACCGCATGGGCGGCGTCACCTGGATGATCGGCACGCCCGAGGCCAGCGTCATGTGGGACGGCGCGAGCCTGCACCATACCGGCCCCCTGATGTCGAGCGCGGCCGACCTCGACGATGCCGGCGAGGCCCTGTGGCTGACCTATTACCGCAGCATCTTCAATCCCGCGCGCGTCAACGCCCAGCTGATGCAAAGCCATATTCCGTCGCGCTTCTGGAAAAATCTGCCGGAAGGCGCGATCGTCCCGGCCATGGTCAGCAATGCCGAACTCGGCGCGCGCAGCACCGGCCAGGCCCAGGCGGTGGGCCGGAAAAGCGGCGCCACGATCCCGATCGCCCCCGCCGACGCCCAGCCCGAACGCCAGCAACCGTCGAAACTCGACGAATGCCGGCGCTGCGACCTGTGGCAGTACGCGACCCAGGCGGTAGGCGGAGAAGGGCCGAAGAAGGCGCAGATCATGCTGGTCGGCGAGCAGCCGGGCGACCAGGAGGATCTGGCCGGCAAAGCCTTTATTGGGCCCGCCGGCAAGCTGCTCGACCGCGTGTTCGAGGCCGCCGGCCTGGAGCGGCGCGAGATCTATCTGACCAATGCGGTCAAACATTTCAAATGGGAGCCGCGCGGCAAGCGGCGCCTGCACAAGACGCCGGCCCAGCGCGAGGTCGAGGCCTGCCACTACTGGCTGGACAAGGAGCTGGCGTCGGTGAAACCGAAGGTGATCGTGGCGCTCGGCGCGACGGCGCTGAAATCGGTCATCGGGAATGGCAATGCGAAGCTGGGCGAGTCGCTCGGCAAGGCAATCCGCCACGAAGACCGCTGGGTCGTCACCGTCTACCACCCCTCGTATATCCTGCGCGTGCCGGACGAGGAGGCGAAACACCAGGCGTTCAAGGTGATGGTCGATGGCCTGAAGCTGGCGCAGTCGCTGCTGGAACGGCCGCCGGAAGAACCGCCGGCGTAA
- a CDS encoding flagella assembly protein FlgT middle domain-containing protein, with product MPSKLGQFGGALLALLLSLSIPVCAAPAEAEGVAAIAGGNLAGARQAAIRDALEQLGLRSGARVDVAAGTATRGKTVESSRVQPAFDFDRYTVLREWQTGQVLHVRIAVKEEDARPRGSVNLAYKKKIVVTPFHVRRSPQLDDVDDIAIRLPQELLRRMTAGGKFLGKESPYVISPGSKGPSTDTAAVRRIAGMYESQFVVSGEIVDAGNFDKPAFYGLINKDARRIEIEFFVHDGLTGVLLARRTALVETVGERRVGRDKPFGSASFAATPFGGAILRALDEGIAGITADIAALPFMAKVVQVQGERIVIDAGSTSSVTPGDQLVVYRLDPRQQVYGADPLVPLGTVEAPVGTVSIVQVQPGFAIGTMTPPGAARQVSAGDMVRFDVAVMPGR from the coding sequence ATGCCCAGTAAGCTGGGGCAGTTCGGCGGCGCCCTGCTGGCGCTGCTGCTCAGCTTGTCTATTCCCGTGTGCGCCGCGCCGGCCGAGGCCGAAGGCGTCGCCGCGATCGCCGGCGGCAACCTCGCCGGCGCGCGCCAGGCCGCGATCCGCGATGCGCTCGAACAGCTCGGCCTGCGCAGCGGCGCCCGCGTCGATGTCGCCGCCGGCACCGCCACCCGCGGCAAGACGGTTGAGAGCAGCCGCGTCCAGCCAGCCTTTGACTTCGACCGCTACACGGTGCTGCGCGAATGGCAGACCGGCCAGGTGCTGCACGTGCGCATCGCCGTCAAAGAAGAAGACGCGCGTCCGCGCGGCAGCGTGAATCTCGCCTATAAAAAGAAGATCGTCGTCACGCCTTTCCACGTGCGCCGCTCGCCCCAGCTCGACGACGTCGACGACATCGCGATCCGCCTGCCCCAGGAGCTGCTGCGCCGCATGACGGCCGGCGGCAAGTTCCTCGGCAAGGAAAGTCCGTATGTCATCTCGCCGGGCAGCAAGGGCCCGAGCACGGACACAGCGGCCGTGCGTCGCATCGCCGGCATGTACGAGAGCCAGTTCGTGGTCTCGGGCGAAATCGTCGACGCCGGTAATTTCGACAAGCCGGCGTTCTATGGCCTGATCAACAAGGACGCGCGCCGCATCGAAATCGAATTTTTCGTCCACGATGGGCTGACCGGCGTCCTGCTGGCACGCCGCACGGCGCTGGTGGAAACGGTCGGAGAAAGACGCGTCGGCCGCGATAAACCCTTCGGCAGCGCCAGCTTCGCCGCCACGCCTTTCGGCGGCGCCATCCTGCGCGCGCTCGACGAAGGCATCGCCGGCATCACGGCCGATATCGCGGCATTACCCTTCATGGCCAAGGTGGTGCAGGTGCAGGGCGAACGGATCGTCATCGACGCCGGCAGCACCTCCTCGGTGACGCCGGGCGACCAGCTCGTCGTCTACCGGCTCGACCCGCGCCAGCAGGTGTATGGAGCCGATCCGCTGGTGCCGCTCGGCACCGTGGAGGCGCCGGTCGGGACGGTGTCGATCGTGCAGGTGCAGCCGGGATTTGCGATCGGGACCATGACGCCGCCAGGCGCCGCGCGCCAGGTCAGCGCCGGGGACATGGTGCGCTTCGACGTGGCGGTGATGCCGGGACGGTAA
- a CDS encoding LPP20 family lipoprotein, whose product MKLVAVLAFAAASLLSACGTVHTPFTRQAPAPQPVIVTLNATGYGAVNTAACNGECDRVSPAQRKLLAMRAARLDAYRAMAEQVYGLRVEGGSTVGSLALKDDSFKVYIDAFIRGARVTKVAQREDGSYETTVEMDFDTNAAPSQTPPRATQAVAKNARSMVGNAGPGAAYGASFYHAQ is encoded by the coding sequence ATGAAACTCGTCGCTGTCCTCGCCTTTGCCGCCGCATCGCTGCTGTCCGCCTGCGGCACCGTGCACACGCCCTTCACCCGCCAGGCGCCCGCGCCGCAGCCGGTCATCGTCACCCTGAACGCCACCGGCTACGGCGCCGTCAACACCGCCGCCTGCAATGGCGAGTGCGACCGCGTCTCGCCGGCCCAGCGCAAGCTGCTCGCCATGCGCGCCGCGCGCCTGGATGCCTACCGCGCGATGGCCGAACAGGTGTATGGCCTGCGCGTCGAAGGCGGCAGCACGGTTGGCTCGCTCGCGCTCAAGGACGACAGTTTCAAGGTGTATATTGACGCCTTCATCCGTGGCGCGCGCGTGACGAAAGTCGCCCAGCGCGAAGACGGCAGCTACGAGACGACCGTGGAGATGGATTTCGATACCAATGCGGCCCCCTCCCAGACTCCCCCGCGTGCCACCCAGGCAGTGGCAAAGAACGCGCGCAGCATGGTGGGCAACGCCGGTCCCGGCGCTGCCTATGGCGCCTCGTTCTACCATGCCCAGTAA